A genome region from Arachis duranensis cultivar V14167 chromosome 8, aradu.V14167.gnm2.J7QH, whole genome shotgun sequence includes the following:
- the LOC107462956 gene encoding molybdate transporter 1 yields MALPIPPNPISTIDPEAPRIANATPISNTNNPSSSGPAFIAMQKVKTNLVLRSKWAELNGAMGDLGTYIPIVLALTLSRNLNLGTTLIFTGIYNIVTGAIYGVPMPVQPMKSIAAVALSDPTFSVPEIMASGILTGAVLLVLGLTGLMQLAYTLIPLSVVRGIQLAQGLSFALTAVKYVRKVQDLPKSKSLEERNWLGFDGLVLAIACVCFIVVVNGAGDKDRSCGGGVGGGDVESERNSNSNFDSNASVIVVVGDDSDEGRTSRIGRRVKNVVFSLPSAFIVFVLGVILAFVRRPQVVREIKLGPSSIEVVKFTKHVWKEGFVKGTIPQLPLSILNSVIAVCKLTSDLFPGKDFSATSLSVTVGLMNLAGGWFGAMPCCHGAGGLAGQYKFGGRSGGCVAILGAAKLVLGFVLGSSLAHIFNQFPVGILGVLLLFAGIELAMASRDMKNKQDSFVMLICTAVSLVGSSAALGFLSGMLVFLILRLRDWTKGKPLSSFWLRGSPRL; encoded by the exons ATGGCATTACCAATCCCTCCTAATCCAATCTCAACTATAGACCCTGAAGCACCCCGGATCGCAAATGCAACCCCAATCTCAAACACTAACAACCCTTCATCTTCAGGGCCAGCTTTCATCGCCATGCAAAAAGTCAAAACTAACCTTGTCCTACGTTCTAAATGGGCTGAGCTTAACGGCGCCATGGGCGACCTTGGCACCTACATCCCCATCGTCCTCGCCCTCACCTTGTCTCGAAACCTTAACCTCGGCACCACCCTCATCTTCACCGGAATCTACAACATCGTCACCGGTGCAATCTACGGTGTCCCTATGCCCGTCCAGCCCATGAAGTCCATTGCCGCCGTTGCCCTCTCGGATCCCACCTTCTCCGTCCCGGAGATCATGGCCTCCGGGATCCTAACCGGAGCCGTGTTGCTTGTACTAGGCCTGACCGGCCTCATGCAGCTGGCCTACACCCTCATTCCGCTCAGCGTCGTGAGGGGTATCCAGCTGGCACAAGGACTTTCCTTCGCTTTGACAGCTGTCAAATACGTGAGGAAAGTCCAAGATTTGCCAAAATCGAAATCTTTAGAGGAAAGAAACTGGCTTGGTTTTGATGGATTGGTTTTGGCCATTGCTTGTGTttgtttcattgttgttgtcaaCGGCGCCGGTGACAAAGATCGTAGTTGCGGTGGCggtgttggtggtggtgatgtTGAAAGTGAACGTAATAGTAATAGTAATTTTGATAGCAATGCTAGcgtaattgttgttgttggtgatgATAGTGACGAAGGAAGAACGAGCAGAATtgggagaagagtgaagaacGTTGTGTTTTCTTTGCCTTCTGCGTTTATTGTGTTTGTTTTGGGTGTGATTTTAGCCTTTGTGAGAAGACCCCAAGTTGTTCGCGAGATTAAGTTAGGACCTTCTTCAATTGAAGTTGTCAAGTTCACTAAGCATGTTTGGAAGGAAGGTTTTGTAAAAG GTACGATTCCTCAGCTTCCCTTGTCAATTCTAAACTCAGTGATCGCGGTTTGCAAGCTGACTTCGGACTTGTTCCCGGGAAAAGACTTCTCGGCGACGTCGCTGTCGGTGACGGTGGGGCTCATGAACCTAGCCGGAGGGTGGTTTGGTGCCATGCCATGTTGCCACGGCGCTGGTGGCTTAGCAGGGCAATACAAATTTGGAGGGAGGAGTGGAGGGTGTGTGGCAATTCTTGGAGCAGCAAaattggttttgggttttgtttTGGGAAGTTCATTGGCCCATATATTCAATCAATTCCCAGTGGGAATCTTGGGAGTTTTGCTTTTATTTGCAGGGATTGAACTTGCTATGGCTTCAAGGGATATGAAGAACAAACAAGATTCCTTTGTGATGCTTATTTGCACAGCTGTTTCACTTGTTGGATCAAGTGCTGCTCTTGGATTCCTTTCTGGAATGcttgtttttcttattcttaGGCTTAGAGATTGGACAAAGGGTAAACCACTTTCTAGTTTTTGGTTGCGTGGAAGCCCTCGCCTTTGA